A single window of Nocardia sp. NBC_01327 DNA harbors:
- a CDS encoding NAD(P)H-dependent flavin oxidoreductase, producing MSLTTRFTETFGIESPIALAPMGGAAGGALAAAVSTGGGLGMVGGGRGDHDWLDQDLRLVAESTDKPWGIGFLAWAVDISTIEKVLEHRPAAIMFSFGDPAPFIQRVRRAGIPVLVQVTDLDEAKHALDLGADLLIAQGGEAGGHGRVGWSTMSFVPTVVDLAGSTPVLAAGGIADGRGVAAALVLGAAGALIGTRFQASLEARVPAEVVKALIDAGGGDTERSRITDILRGADWPPQYSARTVRTEDIDRWRGREDELVHDLDAQRAYRTAAQRGNSLVAPVWAGQSVDLVTDAPSAAELVGRLTIEAEQALTRVTTG from the coding sequence ATGTCGCTGACGACGAGGTTCACCGAGACCTTCGGAATCGAGAGTCCGATCGCCCTCGCACCCATGGGCGGTGCGGCCGGCGGCGCGTTGGCGGCAGCGGTATCCACTGGCGGCGGGCTGGGCATGGTCGGCGGCGGCCGCGGCGATCACGATTGGCTGGATCAGGATCTGCGGCTCGTCGCCGAATCGACCGATAAGCCCTGGGGCATCGGGTTTCTCGCGTGGGCGGTGGATATCAGCACCATCGAGAAGGTCCTGGAGCATCGCCCCGCCGCGATCATGTTCTCCTTCGGCGATCCGGCCCCGTTCATCCAGCGCGTGCGCAGAGCGGGCATCCCGGTGCTGGTGCAGGTCACCGACCTCGACGAGGCGAAACACGCCCTCGATCTGGGCGCCGACCTGCTGATCGCACAGGGCGGCGAGGCCGGTGGCCACGGCCGGGTGGGCTGGTCCACGATGTCGTTCGTGCCGACCGTCGTAGACCTCGCGGGCAGCACTCCGGTCCTGGCCGCGGGCGGTATTGCCGACGGCCGCGGGGTCGCGGCCGCCCTGGTGCTCGGAGCAGCGGGGGCGCTCATCGGCACCCGATTCCAGGCCAGTCTCGAAGCGCGCGTCCCCGCCGAGGTCGTCAAGGCGCTGATCGATGCCGGGGGCGGCGATACCGAGCGCAGCCGGATCACCGATATCCTGCGCGGCGCGGATTGGCCGCCGCAATATTCGGCCCGAACCGTGCGCACCGAGGATATCGATCGCTGGCGCGGCCGAGAGGACGAACTGGTGCACGATCTCGACGCCCAGCGGGCCTATCGCACCGCCGCCCAGCGGGGAAACAGCCTGGTCGCGCCCGTATGGGCAGGTCAGTCCGTGGATCTGGTCACCGATGCGCCCTCGGCCGCGGAACTGGTCGGGCGACTGACGATCGAGGCCGAACAGGCGCTGACTCGCGTAACCACCGGATGA
- a CDS encoding TetR/AcrR family transcriptional regulator, giving the protein MARAPLGRQQLLDAARAELVAGSGTVDLNALKRRSGLSTGALYHHFGSKAGLLVAIYEEFHAGLVAAIADETIADSVGWAARERARTRNFVAYHFADPLSELLLGPISTEPEVAELEAAALARIIESAGRNIRTGQQSGELDPAIDPDLAGACVMGALRHGIAEQLRRHPRPSVDEATEGLWRFIAAAVGAHRP; this is encoded by the coding sequence ATGGCACGCGCCCCCCTCGGACGTCAACAACTGCTCGACGCCGCGCGCGCGGAACTGGTGGCCGGCAGCGGTACCGTTGATCTCAATGCGCTCAAGCGCCGCTCCGGGCTGAGCACCGGCGCGCTGTATCACCATTTCGGATCCAAAGCCGGTCTGCTGGTGGCGATCTACGAGGAATTCCATGCCGGACTGGTCGCCGCCATTGCCGACGAGACAATCGCCGACTCGGTCGGCTGGGCCGCCCGCGAACGCGCTCGCACCCGCAATTTCGTGGCCTACCATTTCGCCGACCCTCTTTCGGAACTCCTGCTCGGACCGATCAGCACCGAACCCGAAGTCGCCGAATTGGAGGCCGCCGCACTCGCGCGCATTATCGAATCGGCCGGCCGCAATATTCGCACCGGCCAGCAGTCCGGCGAACTGGACCCCGCCATCGATCCGGACCTCGCCGGCGCGTGCGTAATGGGCGCACTGCGCCACGGCATCGCCGAACAACTGCGCCGCCACCCCCGCCCGTCGGTCGACGAGGCCACCGAGGGACTGTGGCGCTTCATCGCCGCCGCGGTAGGCGCCCACCGCCCATGA
- a CDS encoding DMT family transporter, with protein MAWLILAISGVLEAVWATALGKSEGFTKLAPTALFAGALVLSMGGLAYAMRTLPIGTSYAVWVGIGAVLTVGYSMATGAESASALKMVLLVMIVGGVVGLKLAH; from the coding sequence ATGGCCTGGTTGATTCTCGCGATTTCCGGTGTGCTCGAAGCGGTTTGGGCCACAGCGCTCGGTAAATCCGAAGGCTTCACCAAACTCGCACCGACCGCTCTGTTCGCGGGTGCGCTCGTGCTGTCCATGGGCGGGCTGGCCTACGCGATGCGGACGCTGCCCATCGGCACCTCGTATGCGGTGTGGGTGGGCATCGGCGCCGTGCTCACCGTGGGTTACTCGATGGCCACGGGGGCCGAGAGCGCCTCGGCGCTGAAGATGGTGCTGCTGGTGATGATCGTCGGCGGTGTGGTCGGGCTGAAACTGGCGCACTGA
- a CDS encoding TerD family protein: MAAALLTQGQAGELGLAELVVTVFHSARVDLAALLLTARGRVRSDEDLVFYNQPAGPGVRLIPGQTSLAINLREIPADIGFIRIVLALDDRNAHFNDYPPPHLTIADAQANPLYEYVIEGLGPESTLVALDLDRTGDGWQTRAVGHGYVSGFAALVAAHAVSIGNTSPTAQPTEPAWSAVLQPGQDVALRTHGGKELANVKLALGWDPVHVQSRWGSRPAEIDLDASALVFAGNDLIDAAFYGQLSTRDGAIRHSGDNLTGEGKGDNEVITVDLTRLPMRATAIVFVITSYAGHTFERVRNAFWRLIDGSSSAELTRANLSAGGPHTGMVVAKVHRQDGVWKIQSLGQPIQAGHPIEAVTQVVPFL; encoded by the coding sequence GTGGCGGCCGCACTCTTGACCCAGGGCCAGGCCGGCGAGCTAGGTCTCGCCGAACTCGTCGTTACCGTATTCCACAGTGCCCGCGTCGATTTGGCGGCACTCCTACTGACTGCCCGGGGGCGGGTGCGCAGTGACGAGGACCTCGTCTTCTACAACCAGCCCGCCGGTCCCGGGGTGCGCCTGATTCCGGGCCAGACCTCGCTCGCGATCAATCTGCGCGAGATTCCGGCCGATATCGGGTTCATCCGCATCGTGCTGGCGCTCGATGACCGCAATGCGCACTTCAACGATTACCCGCCGCCGCATCTCACCATCGCGGACGCGCAGGCAAACCCGTTGTACGAGTACGTCATCGAGGGACTCGGCCCGGAGTCGACGCTCGTGGCGCTCGATCTCGATCGCACGGGCGACGGCTGGCAGACGCGGGCCGTCGGACACGGTTACGTCAGTGGCTTCGCCGCGCTGGTCGCCGCGCACGCCGTATCGATCGGCAATACCTCACCGACGGCCCAGCCCACCGAGCCCGCCTGGTCCGCGGTCCTGCAACCCGGCCAGGACGTCGCGCTGCGCACGCACGGCGGCAAGGAACTGGCCAATGTGAAGCTGGCGCTCGGCTGGGATCCGGTCCACGTCCAGAGCCGCTGGGGAAGCCGCCCGGCGGAGATCGACCTGGACGCCTCGGCGCTGGTCTTCGCCGGCAACGATCTCATCGACGCCGCGTTCTACGGCCAGCTGTCCACCCGCGACGGCGCGATCCGGCACTCCGGTGACAATCTCACCGGTGAGGGCAAGGGCGACAACGAGGTCATCACCGTCGACCTCACCCGCCTGCCCATGCGCGCGACCGCGATCGTCTTCGTCATCACCTCCTACGCCGGGCACACCTTCGAACGAGTCCGCAATGCCTTCTGGCGGCTCATCGACGGCAGCAGCAGTGCCGAGCTCACCCGGGCCAATCTCAGCGCGGGCGGGCCGCACACCGGCATGGTGGTGGCCAAGGTGCATCGCCAGGACGGCGTCTGGAAGATCCAGTCCCTGGGCCAGCCGATCCAGGCCGGTCACCCCATCGAAGCCGTCACCCAGGTCGTCCCGTTCCTCTGA
- a CDS encoding phytanoyl-CoA dioxygenase family protein, which produces MGAEVSSVTDLSGDLAGTYRRTESSGSTVDPAVVDADLAAVLRDGYVILPDLLTAQELRDIRDSTAELLNLKGRNNFEGHATQRIYSVLNKTRSCDRLASHPRVLALLDRLLMPNYLLSMLQVINILPGESAQMLHTDDGFYPLPRPRAALSAATIWAIDDFTAENGATDIVPGSHEWGEVLPDSSAERQPVVMSAGSCVFFVGTLWHGGGANRTDAARLAVTAQYCEPWLRPQEAFTLSTPHDIVRTVDEDIRRMLGYSIHPPFIGQVDGMHPKRLLDNDPEDA; this is translated from the coding sequence GTGGGCGCTGAGGTGTCATCCGTAACCGATCTTTCCGGTGATCTCGCCGGAACCTATCGCCGCACCGAAAGCAGCGGCAGCACAGTCGATCCCGCGGTGGTGGACGCCGATCTGGCCGCGGTGCTGCGCGACGGATACGTCATCCTGCCGGATCTGCTCACCGCGCAGGAGCTGCGGGATATTCGCGACAGCACGGCAGAGCTGCTGAATCTCAAGGGCCGCAACAATTTCGAAGGCCATGCCACACAGCGCATCTACAGCGTGCTGAACAAAACCCGCAGCTGCGACCGGCTCGCCTCGCATCCCCGGGTGCTCGCGCTGCTCGACCGGCTGCTCATGCCGAACTATCTGCTGTCCATGCTGCAGGTCATCAATATCCTGCCCGGGGAATCCGCGCAGATGCTGCACACCGACGACGGTTTCTATCCGCTACCGCGCCCCCGGGCCGCACTGAGCGCCGCAACCATCTGGGCCATAGACGATTTCACCGCCGAGAACGGTGCGACCGATATCGTGCCCGGCAGCCACGAATGGGGTGAGGTCCTGCCCGACTCTTCCGCTGAACGTCAGCCCGTCGTCATGAGCGCCGGATCCTGCGTCTTCTTCGTCGGCACGCTCTGGCACGGCGGCGGTGCGAACCGCACCGACGCCGCCCGCCTCGCCGTCACCGCGCAGTACTGCGAGCCCTGGCTGCGCCCGCAGGAGGCTTTCACCCTCTCGACCCCGCACGATATCGTCCGCACCGTCGATGAGGACATCCGCCGCATGCTCGGCTACAGCATCCATCCGCCGTTCATCGGCCAGGTCGACGGTATGCACCCCAAGCGCCTTCTGGACAACGATCCCGAAGACGCCTGA
- a CDS encoding magnesium transporter MgtE N-terminal domain-containing protein — MTEPVPAPSAAAVATIHLSQLLKSPVISESGESIGRVEDLIVRLPGGDAYPPVSGVVVGVGGRHVFVSADHIAEFTADRITLTRNKVNLTGFERREGEVLLRADILGHRLIDVAAAELVRAYDVELDDTGAGWVLARLDTRRPARFFGLLKTSSGHASRDWKAFEPLIGHSQSMTVRVSGRVSGLKPAQLADLLEDADKREQGEILDRVHSDPELEADVFEELDPDKASRLLNDKSDADVAALLGRMRADDAADAVMDLRQSRRRRVLDLMPAGQRTKVITLMGFNPASAGGLMNVDIVSCGTDATAAQAVSIIAAATSLQPEALLKMHVLAESGRLVGVISLVALLQAAPGSLVADLMDSDPVRVGPEADLTDVALLMADYNLYTIPVVDQDDHVLGVVTVDDILEATIPEDWRRREPAPRPARESGPLTAENAGSGTGGPARS; from the coding sequence ATGACAGAGCCCGTGCCCGCACCTTCCGCAGCGGCGGTGGCGACGATTCATCTGTCGCAACTGTTGAAGTCGCCGGTGATCTCCGAATCCGGGGAGTCCATCGGCCGCGTCGAGGATCTGATCGTGCGGCTGCCCGGTGGCGATGCCTATCCACCGGTATCGGGGGTCGTGGTCGGAGTCGGCGGGCGGCACGTGTTCGTCTCCGCCGACCATATTGCCGAGTTCACGGCGGATCGAATCACCTTGACGCGCAATAAGGTCAACCTGACCGGTTTCGAACGCCGCGAGGGTGAGGTGCTGCTGCGCGCCGATATTCTCGGCCACCGTCTCATCGATGTGGCCGCGGCGGAATTGGTCCGGGCCTACGACGTCGAACTGGACGACACCGGCGCCGGCTGGGTGCTGGCGCGGCTCGATACCCGCCGTCCCGCAAGGTTTTTCGGTCTGCTCAAGACCTCCTCGGGGCATGCCTCGAGGGATTGGAAGGCCTTCGAACCGCTCATCGGGCACAGCCAGTCCATGACGGTGCGGGTGAGCGGGCGGGTCAGCGGTTTGAAACCGGCCCAGCTGGCCGATCTGCTCGAGGACGCCGATAAGCGCGAGCAGGGCGAGATTCTGGATCGGGTGCACAGTGATCCGGAGCTGGAGGCCGATGTCTTCGAGGAACTGGATCCGGACAAGGCCAGCCGGCTGCTCAATGACAAGAGTGATGCCGATGTCGCCGCGCTGCTGGGCCGGATGCGTGCCGACGATGCGGCCGATGCGGTCATGGATCTGCGGCAGTCCCGCCGCAGGCGAGTGCTGGATCTGATGCCCGCCGGACAGCGGACCAAGGTCATTACGCTGATGGGCTTCAACCCCGCCAGCGCGGGTGGTCTCATGAATGTGGACATCGTGTCCTGTGGGACCGATGCGACTGCGGCACAGGCGGTCTCGATTATCGCGGCGGCGACCTCGCTGCAGCCGGAGGCGCTGCTGAAGATGCACGTACTCGCCGAATCCGGGCGACTGGTCGGTGTGATCTCACTGGTCGCACTGCTGCAGGCCGCGCCCGGCAGCCTGGTCGCCGACCTCATGGATTCCGATCCGGTGCGTGTCGGGCCGGAGGCCGATCTGACCGATGTCGCGCTGCTCATGGCCGACTACAACCTCTACACCATTCCGGTCGTCGATCAGGACGATCATGTGCTGGGCGTGGTGACCGTCGACGATATTCTCGAGGCGACCATTCCCGAGGACTGGCGCCGCCGCGAGCCCGCGCCCCGTCCGGCCCGCGAATCAGGGCCGCTCACGGCGGAGAACGCCGGCAGCGGGACCGGCGGTCCCGCGCGATCATGA
- a CDS encoding SHOCT domain-containing protein yields MTVGKLAVVFWTWFIVMCVGFMPALLAVNHIPGLAPPVRVGLSVFVVAVLWWGPFVYGMYLVQAGMGGGDKRLLKRGIRGSGVILSAKATNTMIGGSSDMGRMGRTVYLYGVRVSLPKQQPYETFCRIAAYGLRVGQTLDVYAAPHNRKRVAIDRGQRGGKIGYIPGAAGRTVKYDAPRVDWAGQATRADAARIQQLSELARLHREGSLTDAEFAAEKARLLGN; encoded by the coding sequence ATGACCGTAGGCAAACTGGCCGTGGTCTTCTGGACGTGGTTCATTGTGATGTGTGTCGGGTTCATGCCCGCGCTGCTGGCGGTGAATCACATTCCGGGGCTGGCTCCTCCGGTGCGGGTGGGGCTTTCGGTATTCGTGGTGGCGGTGCTGTGGTGGGGCCCCTTCGTTTACGGGATGTATCTGGTGCAGGCCGGAATGGGCGGCGGGGACAAGCGGCTGTTGAAAAGAGGGATTCGCGGTAGCGGCGTCATACTCTCCGCCAAGGCGACCAACACCATGATCGGCGGATCGTCGGATATGGGTCGAATGGGTCGGACGGTGTATCTGTACGGGGTCCGGGTGAGCCTGCCGAAGCAGCAGCCGTACGAAACCTTCTGCCGGATAGCCGCTTACGGGCTCCGCGTGGGGCAGACCCTCGACGTCTACGCCGCGCCGCACAATCGGAAGCGGGTCGCCATCGATCGTGGACAGCGCGGCGGCAAGATCGGATACATTCCGGGCGCTGCCGGGCGCACAGTGAAATACGATGCGCCCAGGGTGGATTGGGCCGGGCAGGCCACCAGGGCCGATGCCGCGCGCATCCAGCAGCTCAGCGAGCTCGCCCGGCTGCACCGCGAGGGTTCCCTCACCGATGCCGAATTCGCCGCGGAGAAGGCCCGTCTGCTCGGGAACTGA
- a CDS encoding GlsB/YeaQ/YmgE family stress response membrane protein: MLGLGIIGWIIIGGLAGWIASKIMKTDAQQGIVLNIVVGVVGGLVGGFLLKILGVDVRDAGLWFSFFTCLAGAVVLLFVYNRVGGRR; this comes from the coding sequence ATGCTCGGTCTCGGCATTATCGGGTGGATCATTATCGGCGGGCTCGCGGGCTGGATTGCGAGCAAGATCATGAAAACCGACGCCCAGCAGGGCATCGTGCTCAATATTGTGGTCGGTGTCGTCGGCGGTCTGGTCGGCGGGTTCCTGCTGAAGATCCTCGGCGTCGATGTCCGCGACGCCGGTCTGTGGTTCAGCTTCTTCACCTGCCTCGCGGGCGCGGTGGTGCTGTTGTTCGTCTACAACCGCGTCGGCGGCCGCCGCTAG
- a CDS encoding alpha/beta hydrolase, translating to MTRSTRTSVPGVPAVASARSRLAATACGIGLRPLNNAVPLNAPGVWFARKLIATIMATAGPPVPGTTVVPVRSGPVRGEWVCAPGVDSRIVPRPAPNATRAIYYIHGSGYVLCSARTHRGLASQLSKKTGLPVFLTDYRLAPEHRFPAAADDVEAGYRWLLEQGIAAEDLVIAGDSAGGHLALDLLIENERHSRPQPAGVALFSPLIDLTFGLAAEQERRHRDPVISARIAARLPLAYTRDLPADSPRLHLRLPKGITLPPMLVQVGGAEMLSADARHLRDMVRAAGGRCELEIWPGQVHVFQALPLLVPEADPALRRVAEFLGAALNSSTTATERVG from the coding sequence ATGACAAGGTCAACGAGGACCTCGGTCCCCGGCGTTCCGGCGGTAGCTTCCGCTCGATCCCGGCTCGCAGCCACGGCATGCGGGATCGGGCTGCGGCCGCTCAACAATGCGGTACCGCTGAACGCACCGGGAGTGTGGTTCGCACGCAAGCTCATCGCGACGATCATGGCCACGGCGGGTCCACCGGTGCCGGGCACGACGGTCGTTCCGGTCAGGTCCGGCCCGGTACGCGGCGAATGGGTGTGCGCACCCGGTGTCGATTCCCGGATCGTCCCCCGTCCCGCCCCGAATGCCACCCGCGCCATCTACTACATCCACGGCAGCGGCTACGTGCTGTGCTCGGCGCGCACGCACCGGGGACTGGCCTCCCAGCTGTCGAAGAAGACCGGGTTGCCGGTATTCCTGACCGACTACCGCCTCGCCCCCGAGCATCGTTTTCCCGCCGCCGCCGATGATGTCGAGGCTGGATATCGCTGGCTGCTCGAACAGGGCATCGCCGCGGAAGATCTGGTCATCGCCGGTGATTCAGCCGGCGGGCATCTGGCGCTGGATCTGCTGATCGAGAACGAACGGCACTCCCGGCCGCAGCCGGCGGGGGTGGCGCTGTTCTCCCCGCTGATCGATCTCACCTTCGGCCTGGCCGCCGAACAGGAACGGCGGCACCGGGATCCGGTCATCTCCGCCCGTATCGCCGCCCGGCTCCCGCTCGCCTACACCCGGGATCTACCTGCCGATTCCCCGCGCCTGCACCTGCGGTTGCCGAAGGGAATCACCCTGCCGCCCATGCTGGTTCAGGTCGGCGGCGCCGAAATGCTCAGTGCCGACGCCCGACACCTGCGCGATATGGTCCGCGCCGCCGGCGGCAGGTGCGAGCTGGAGATCTGGCCCGGCCAGGTGCACGTCTTCCAGGCGCTCCCCCTGCTCGTCCCGGAGGCCGATCCGGCACTCCGGCGCGTCGCCGAATTCCTCGGGGCCGCACTGAATTCCAGCACTACCGCCACGGAAAGAGTGGGCTGA
- a CDS encoding alpha/beta fold hydrolase, which produces MPIATLNGIRLSYEVTGTGPLVLLIMGTGSPGRVWRTYQVPALVKAGFRVATMDNRGIAPSEESAAGIRIEDLVADTAALIEHLGGGPAHLVGTSMGARVAQELSLARPELVGKAVLLATTGRPHPVSQMLNRGEQALQDQGITLPPEYSAAIKAILNFSPHTLHDPNRAQEWLDILEYGAGTAPSPGVRAQLGMDRSRDRLAEYGRITAPTLVVGFADDRMLPPAFGREVAAAIPRARYVEIEKCGHYGYLERPEEVNRVVIDFLTAAPKL; this is translated from the coding sequence TTGCCTATCGCCACTCTCAATGGAATCCGGCTCAGCTACGAAGTGACCGGTACCGGCCCGCTGGTCTTGCTGATCATGGGCACCGGGAGTCCCGGCCGCGTCTGGCGGACGTATCAGGTTCCGGCCCTGGTGAAGGCCGGTTTCCGCGTCGCGACCATGGACAATCGCGGTATCGCGCCCTCGGAGGAGTCCGCGGCGGGCATCCGCATCGAGGATCTGGTCGCCGATACCGCCGCGCTCATCGAACATCTCGGCGGCGGGCCCGCCCACCTCGTCGGCACCTCGATGGGCGCCCGAGTGGCACAGGAGCTTTCGCTCGCGCGACCGGAACTGGTCGGCAAGGCCGTCCTGCTGGCCACGACCGGCCGCCCGCATCCGGTGTCGCAGATGCTCAATCGCGGTGAACAGGCGCTGCAGGACCAGGGCATCACACTGCCTCCGGAGTACTCCGCCGCGATCAAGGCGATTCTGAACTTCTCCCCGCACACCCTGCACGATCCGAACCGCGCCCAGGAATGGCTCGACATTCTCGAATACGGCGCGGGCACCGCCCCGTCGCCGGGTGTGCGGGCGCAGCTGGGCATGGATCGCTCCCGCGACCGGCTCGCCGAGTACGGCCGAATCACCGCGCCCACCCTGGTCGTCGGGTTCGCCGACGATCGCATGCTGCCACCGGCATTCGGCCGTGAGGTCGCCGCGGCCATCCCCCGCGCCCGCTATGTCGAGATCGAAAAGTGCGGGCACTACGGCTATCTGGAGCGTCCGGAGGAAGTCAATCGCGTGGTCATCGACTTCCTCACCGCCGCACCGAAACTCTGA
- a CDS encoding NRAMP family divalent metal transporter, whose amino-acid sequence MLDTAHLGDIEGALGRIKLSDSDRPRDMRTRMLTMLAIVGPGLIVMVGDNDAGGVATYAQAGQNYGYSLLWVLLLLIPVLIVNQEMVVRLGAVTGVGHARLINERFGRGWGWFSVGDLFILNFLTIVTEFIGVSLAADYIGISKYIVVPTAAVALIVIMASGSFRRWERAMFAFIAITLLQIPMLLLSHPDWSRAAHDFVVPGVSGGFTSDAVLLVIAIVGTTVAPWQLFFQQSNIVDKRITPRFIGYERADTTLGAFVVVIGAAAVLMTADYAARATDSVGKFIDAGNIAHLLGNVDGKLGSIFAIVLLDASIIGAAAVTLATSYAFGDVFGIKHSLHRGFKDAKQFYVSYIAMVALAAGIVLIPGAPLGLITTAVQALAGLLLPSASVFLLLLCNDPQVLGPWVNRAWLNIVAVFIVAVLLLLSGILMLTTLFPNIDVVATAEYLAVAMVMLAAVCMGVLKWQRRRSPLPPAPVVPVVGASEKDSWRMPPLALLEPVTWSAGTKLGMLALRGYLVVGAVLLLVKAVQLGRG is encoded by the coding sequence GTGCTCGATACCGCGCATCTGGGTGATATCGAGGGCGCACTGGGCCGAATCAAGCTGTCCGACAGCGATCGTCCGCGCGATATGCGCACCCGGATGCTGACCATGCTGGCGATTGTGGGTCCCGGCCTGATCGTCATGGTCGGTGACAATGACGCGGGTGGTGTCGCCACCTATGCGCAGGCGGGCCAGAACTACGGCTACAGCCTGCTCTGGGTGCTGCTGCTGTTGATTCCGGTGCTGATCGTCAACCAGGAGATGGTGGTTCGGCTCGGCGCGGTCACCGGCGTCGGGCACGCCCGCCTGATCAATGAGCGTTTCGGCCGCGGCTGGGGCTGGTTCTCCGTCGGCGACCTGTTCATCCTGAACTTCCTGACCATCGTCACCGAATTCATCGGCGTCTCGCTGGCCGCGGACTACATCGGCATCTCCAAATACATTGTGGTGCCCACCGCCGCGGTGGCATTGATCGTGATCATGGCCAGCGGCAGCTTCCGGCGCTGGGAGCGGGCCATGTTCGCCTTCATCGCGATTACGCTGCTGCAGATTCCGATGCTGCTGCTCTCGCATCCCGATTGGAGCCGCGCCGCACACGACTTTGTGGTGCCGGGCGTTTCGGGCGGGTTCACCTCGGATGCTGTGCTGCTGGTCATCGCCATTGTGGGCACCACCGTGGCGCCGTGGCAGCTGTTCTTCCAGCAGTCCAATATCGTCGACAAGCGCATCACCCCGCGCTTCATCGGCTACGAGCGCGCCGACACCACACTGGGCGCTTTCGTCGTCGTGATCGGTGCGGCGGCGGTGCTGATGACCGCCGACTATGCCGCTCGCGCAACCGATTCCGTCGGCAAATTCATCGATGCCGGCAATATCGCGCACCTGCTCGGCAATGTGGACGGGAAACTGGGATCGATCTTTGCCATCGTGCTGCTGGACGCGTCCATTATCGGCGCGGCCGCGGTGACCCTGGCGACCAGCTACGCCTTCGGTGATGTGTTCGGCATCAAGCACTCGCTGCATCGAGGGTTCAAGGACGCCAAGCAGTTCTACGTCTCCTATATAGCGATGGTCGCTCTCGCCGCGGGCATTGTGCTGATCCCCGGCGCACCGCTGGGCCTGATCACCACCGCCGTGCAGGCGCTGGCCGGGCTGCTGCTGCCCAGTGCGAGCGTCTTCCTGCTGCTGCTCTGCAATGATCCGCAAGTGCTGGGGCCGTGGGTGAATCGCGCCTGGCTCAATATCGTCGCGGTCTTCATCGTCGCGGTGTTGCTGCTGCTGTCGGGCATTCTCATGCTGACCACGCTGTTCCCGAATATCGATGTGGTCGCCACCGCCGAATATCTGGCGGTTGCCATGGTGATGCTCGCCGCCGTCTGCATGGGTGTGCTGAAATGGCAGCGCCGCCGTTCGCCGCTGCCGCCCGCACCCGTGGTGCCGGTGGTCGGTGCGAGCGAGAAGGACAGTTGGCGTATGCCGCCGCTGGCGCTGCTGGAACCGGTGACCTGGTCTGCCGGAACAAAACTCGGCATGCTCGCGCTGCGCGGCTACCTCGTGGTGGGGGCGGTTCTGTTGCTGGTCAAGGCAGTTCAGCTCGGTCGCGGATAA
- a CDS encoding SDR family oxidoreductase yields the protein MSENGTQRRKTALVTGASKGIGRAVAERLAREGVLVAVHFGRDEAAAKEVVAGIEAEGGRAFALRGDLGSTDFAALLDDMDEGFVDLGAPAGLDILINNAGITVMKGVEAMTPAEFDTLFATNVRAPFFLAQGLLDRLRAGGRVVNLSSAVTRIAIPDILAYSMTKGAIDTFTRVLAQALGARGITVNAVAPGYVLTDMNAWLIDNPDGQREAAANVALGRIGRPADIADIVAFLVSDDARWITGQTLDASGGTAL from the coding sequence ATGAGCGAAAACGGAACGCAGAGAAGGAAAACAGCCCTGGTGACCGGGGCGAGCAAGGGCATCGGCCGGGCCGTGGCCGAGCGCCTGGCCCGTGAAGGTGTGCTCGTAGCAGTGCATTTCGGCCGGGACGAGGCGGCGGCCAAGGAGGTGGTCGCGGGCATCGAGGCCGAGGGCGGCCGCGCCTTCGCACTGCGTGGTGATCTGGGCTCCACCGACTTCGCCGCGCTGCTGGACGATATGGACGAAGGCTTCGTCGACCTGGGTGCGCCCGCCGGCCTGGACATCCTGATCAACAATGCGGGCATCACGGTGATGAAGGGTGTCGAGGCCATGACGCCCGCCGAATTCGACACCCTCTTCGCCACCAATGTCCGCGCCCCGTTCTTTCTGGCGCAAGGCCTTCTGGATCGGCTGCGCGCGGGTGGCCGCGTGGTGAATCTGTCCTCGGCCGTCACCCGGATCGCGATCCCGGACATCCTGGCCTACTCCATGACCAAGGGCGCGATCGACACCTTCACCCGCGTCCTCGCCCAAGCTCTCGGCGCACGCGGCATCACCGTCAATGCCGTCGCCCCCGGCTATGTCCTCACCGATATGAACGCCTGGCTCATCGACAATCCGGACGGGCAGCGCGAGGCCGCCGCCAATGTCGCGCTCGGCCGCATCGGCCGCCCGGCCGATATTGCGGATATCGTCGCCTTCCTCGTCAGCGACGACGCCCGCTGGATCACCGGCCAAACTCTCGACGCCAGCGGCGGAACAGCCCTCTAG